The DNA sequence NNNNNNNNNNNNNNNNNNNNNNNNNNNNNNNNNNNNNNNNNNNNNNNNNNNNNNNNNNNNNNNNNNNNNNNNNNNNNNNNNNNNNNNNNNNNNNCGGCGCCGAGCGCGGCCAGGCGACGGCGCAGCCGGGAGCCCGGGGTGATGGCGTTGCGCCGGGACAGGGGCGCGCCGGGCGCCGGGCAGCAGCGCGCGCAGCAGCGGCAGCTCAGCTTGCGCAGCATCCAGTTGAGCACCTGCTTGATGAGGATGGAGATGACGTTGAAGAGCGAGTAGATGCAGCACACGCCGAGCAGGATGAAGAGGAAGTTGCCCAGGCGGTAGAGCCCCTGGTTCCGGTAGGCGGCGTGCTGGCTGCTCACCAAGTCCCCGAAGCCGATGGTGCTGAAGGTGACGAAGCAGAAGTAGAGCGAGTCCACGTAGTCCCAGCCCTCCACGCTGGTGTACATGGCCGAGGCGCAGCACGACAGCAGCACGGCGAACAGGCCCAGGATCAGCAGCACGTGGTACACCGAGGGCTTCCAGCCCGCCAGGCAGTCGGCCTCCGAGAGCGCCGAGCCTCGGCGGAAGGTGGCCGGCAGCAGGCCGCTGCGTCGCAGCTGGCGCTCCCTGCAGGCGCGCATGATGAAGGCCAGCAGCGAGATGATGCGCTCCAGGAAGAGGTTGAAGAACAGGATGGTCCCGGCGCAGCCAAACAGCCCATAGGCGATGAGGAAGGCCTTCCCGCCCACCGTCGCGGGAGTGGTCATGCCAAAACCTGTGGAGACAGGGAAAGGGTCAGCGAGGACCTGGCTGGGCAGGTGGTGCCTACTGGGCGGGGAGCCGGGCATAAACAGGTGTGGATGCGGCTTCTACCCCGAGTGGCGTCCCTCAGGGGAGGAGAAACAGTACTTAGACATTTCTCTCCCTTGGTGGCACTCGGTGTGGTTCCTGATCTGGGCAATGCGGGAAACTGATGGCAGAGACACGGCTCCTCATCTTAGGGGTCTGTAGATCAAGATGGGTGGGGAGGATGGTCACTAGGAAGGACCCataaagacacatgaaatgaaaCCACTGCAGGGGTGCAAACCACTGACATACCTGCAAAGCCTACAGAAGAGATGTCACCTGCTCTCCCACCCCTcgaattgttgtttttttttttttttaatgtaaccagTGGCACACGTGGGCCTCCTTAGGGCAGAATTTCATAAAGGCTCTATTTGATCTGGGATTACTAGGGACCAGGTAGAGTATGTTCAGTCCACGTAGCCATGTGTGATGGTCTCTGAAAAGGGGTTTATGAAACTGACAGAAAGATTGAGAATGAGTCCACAACCTTCAGAGAGTGAGCAGGCTCTGCCCTTGGGTGTATTTCTTTCTCACCCAAGGACCACCATCACCCTTGCTCAGACTTGTGGCCCAGGGGAAGGTTGTGGCCCAGTGAGGTCCTATGCTGCCATGTGTCTGGGGTTACTTTTGTCCTGGGACATCTGCTCTGTGCCTGGACAGCTacttattgcttttattttt is a window from the Suricata suricatta isolate VVHF042 chromosome 4, meerkat_22Aug2017_6uvM2_HiC, whole genome shotgun sequence genome containing:
- the KCNK12 gene encoding potassium channel subfamily K member 12 → HYEAALAAGVRADALRPRWDFPGAFYFVGTVVSTIGFGMTTPATVGGKAFLIAYGLFGCAGTILFFNLFLERIISLLAFIMRACRERQLRRSGLLPATFRRGSALSEADCLAGWKPSVYHVLLILGLFAVLLSCCASAMYTSVEGWDYVDSLYFCFVTFSTIGFGDLVSSQHAAYRNQGLYRLGNFLFILLGVCCIYSLFNVISILIKQVLNWMLRKLSCRCCARCCPAPGAPLSRRNAITPGSRLRRRLAALGADPAARDSDAEGRRLSGELISMRDLTASNKVSLALLQKQLSETANGYPRSVCVNTRQNGFSGGVGALGIMNNRLAETSASR